The sequence TCCTGTAGTCTTTACTCCATGTTTTCTTGATAAAAGCATTAAGATCCATTAATATGGGATGTTGTTACAGTAGTATGAGCAATACATGGGTTATTACCTTGTCTGAAAATATATACCTgaaaatatctatatatatatatctatatctatctatctatctatatatatatattcttttaccTGAAGGTAAAGAATAAAGCATTCTTCCTTGGGACTTGGGAATATTTGTTTGAGAAAGTATGTTTGCTTAATTGTACTTTTGCTGTCACAGCGATAAGCTAGCTAGGGCCAGCTGACTTGTGTTGCATTACCCTGAGGCTTTTCCCTTATAACGTTTCAAAAGTTTATTGCACGCTGCCGTATGTAGTGTGTCAGACCCACATGCAGAAGTGtatcatgtatttaaaaaaaaaaaaaaaaagtcctgtggcatccatgtttaaaaatatgttatacAATGTTCCTGTTACTTACTACAAATATGTTAGGATGAAGACAAGATCAGTGGTTGTCAATATTAATTAACACAGAGGAAAATTTCAGTTATTATGTATTTTTCATGCCGTATAAGCCCAGAGCGCTTCAGGTTCTTAGCAACTGTATGTCAGAGAATCTCCAAACCTCACTGAAGAGAATTGGGAAATTccgtgctttaaaaaaaattgcataaaattGTTGGAAGGAGGGGAATTATAAGGAGATGTTGTTGTCTAATACAgttttttgtctgtctgtttctttttaatcatcTCATGTAGCAATGGGACAAGAAGCTGGCAAACCTGCCTGGCCCAAACCAGCAGGAGGCTATCAAACTATTACGGGTAGAAGATATGGAAGAAGACATGCTTATGTCAGTTTTAGACCATCTTTGACCAGCCAAGACAGAAATGACCTCCACAGCGGAGAATGTGAAGGATTAGAACTGGACGATGTTCAGAAAGAGAAGtctttgtgtatgtgcatatcTTCGTGTTATGTGCCATATAATTGCAAACTGAGATGCTTGGTGGTGGGAGGTGCATAGAAAATGGTATAGAAGGGAAGACAGAACAGTCACATAAGTTACTGTGTGCAAACTGCGTTTCAGATGGTTTCATAAAATGAAACTCAACATGAAGGCAAATTAAAGTAGTAACTATTTTAGGCTGTTTAATTTTGCTTAAAGAAGTATATTCCTGAAAGAGTTAATGCCTCCTAACCAACTAGATAATTTTAACATTGTAGAATTCTTTGTAAGTTGTCTGCAAATCAAGTGATTCTTTCATAATCACATTTGGAAGAAAATACCTATTTGAACAGAACTAGGCTACTAAGTATTTTACATATCATGGACCAGGTTTTTCTCTGAGGTACCTTTGTTGACCTTAGTATAGCTAGAGCAGGAATTACTTTAATCCTGTATAACCTCTTAAAGATTCTCTCTCTTTGGTTTGTACCTCTTGGACCGTTTCCCTGTTTTTTTGTGAATGTTGAACATTAACATTTAATTTCAACTGTCTTTTGGGACTTCAGCTTTCAAAGAATGATTTCCTACAGAGGTACAAAATGGCCTATTGGATTATAAACAGTCCAATCTCTTCGTATGAGgtgattttctattaaaaagtaaTTGTTTATTGATATAGCTTCAGATGTTCCAAAGTAacgtttttttctccttctcctataaactattttgttactgctttttcctttttccttcttttttgataATAACGTGGTGTAAATTTAACTTTCTCATATACCATTGTTCTTGGAGACTATTATGTGATGTAGAGCCTTTCTGGGTGGTTTGGTTTCCATTGGTAACTTGAATGTTTTTGTGGTTATCTATGCTTCATATATTTACTACATTTGTGTCTTAGTTAAAGATATGTTACCTGTAAATTGGTGCTTACCCTTGTACAGATTTTCCTATGGTCTCCCTCTGATGCTACCACCATTTTCATGTCAGTAAATCAGAGCTGAGCATACTGTTATTTTAGGGAGTCATAACAAATATACAGGTTAGAGACTGTTGTCTCCTTGTTCTGTAGTGGGGTGGTTTTGTATGTAAAGTGTAAGAGAGTGTTGATTTGTTTTCTATATTAGGTCTGATAACAGGATGCCTCTCTCTTCAtgtttagtctctttttttttttttttttgcatcacagCTGTCCAGATTTTGAGAAATGTTTTTGATTGATTATTCCCCTTCCCTCGACTAGCTTACTGTTCCCCCCTCCCGTCAAGTTGATCCTTGTCTTCCACTGGGTGGGTACTGACCAAATTGTTCTGTATGTTTCCCTCCAAATTGACCTAACACCTTTTATACATGTAAGCAACCACAGAACATAGGTAGAAGAAACTTCATCTCAACGTTTTATCAGATAAAGTGTTTGTAATGTTACAGTACTGTCTCCTGCAAGCCAGATCCAAGTGCTGAAAGGCACagcttatatttttttatttatgaagttCAGTGCCATCAGTTTACCAAGCTAGACATGGATTAGCCGTTTAGATGAGAGTAAAATCTGAATTTGAAGCAAATGTTTGATCTGCAGTAGTTATAAGTATCTGTGTAGCAGCTGTCAGAGTCCTGATGTAAATGTCCTCCGTGCAACCACTGCTTTCCAGATGTACTTGAAGAATCTGTCTTGGATGTTCACTTAGCAagctgttggggttttttgtgtggtggtgttttttaaaCCTGGAACATTCATGTTGTATGGTTCCCTACCTCTGACTGTTCTTTAAAGTGTCTGTTATGGAATGTCTTCATTTAACCATGCATGTCTCAATTTTTCTCTGCTCagaactttttttctcttgtgattgAAAGTTTCCCAAATGTCTTAATATCAGCCTACAATTTATAACTACTTGCATGAAGTTATGCAAGCCCTTGTGTTTTCAGAAACGGTTTGAATGTACATTGCTTAGGAGTTTACAGGTGACTTGCAGTAAGCATTAATTTTGCGCAAGGTATACATTTTAAACTTTAGCTCTTGTTGCTGGGTTTGATGTTTATTGTCCCTTTATGCAAGAGGTTCAACTGTAAAATAAGCAAACTGAATTTACAGTGATTGTAACTTGCAACTGTAAATTCTACATCCATCTCTGCTATTATTGTCTCCTTATAAGGAGTCGCATTCATAGCGACACGTACAAAATATAGTGCTATTAGTATGTAATTTATAGTATCAATAAATGGCTTTATCTGACTGTGGCAGGAGGCACAGTTCAGCCAGTTAATGAATGGGTAGTCTGAATTTTATGTTATGGAAAGAAATGTTGCAGCTTTTTAAATCTTCTAGCGTTTTTTTCAAGTTTCCTGTTGTCGTCTTAGAATTCCTTTTCACGTAAACAACTTAAAGATGCTGCTCATGAACATGTTCCTTCTTTAATATATCTTGCTACTGCTGTCACAGGCTGAGCTGAATCATTTAATCTGTCTGTATGGGCTtagtttataaaaatgaaaacataaatatattaGCAAAGAATCAGTGCATCTCTGCCAAATGTTTCTCTTTATCAAATTGCACTGCAGTCCCAATAAAATACCCTTTTTTCAGGAGCTGATGTTGTAAGTGAGAAAATTGCTATTATGTTTGATTATTCCAATGTATTCTTTCTTACAACTTTCTGTAAAGGTTCCAGTCCATTGGTTCAAGTTTGTTCTGGTTTATCGGATGAGCCTTTGTTAGAAAATGTTGGAACTGGAGCACCTGTTTGTCAAACTGTGTCGAGCCAAACTTTTGAGACGAACGCTTCACCGTTTTCTCTAGTCTCTTACAGTCTGGAAGGCAACCAAATCTCAGGGAGCATTATGAATCCTGATAAAATTTCTGAGGACCTTGCAGAATATGCTTCTGGAGACTGTAATGATTTGAATGGCCAGAATGGAATTGCTTTTGTAAACATTGACTCTTATGAGCCAGATAGCAGTGATGGAGAGGATGATGATGGCCAAGGTAATCTTTCCTTGGTGAAGGAAGAAGCAGGTGTATTTCAGGAAACGCTAGATAACATGCTTTCTGAGTTAGAAAAGGGCGTAGAGTCTTTTTCTGAGTTACAGTCCCGGTTATCCAGTCTTAACCACAGCATTTCTAGGGAACGTTGTGAAGAAGTGGGACCAGTGCCTTTAATAAGATATTCTAACATAGATTCAGACTTGGCCCATCAAAACAACAGGACACTTAAAAAATCTGCTGAAGATCAAGCTATACTGAAAAGTAACTTGAGTAGTGCTAGTTGTGAAACACAACAGACAAAAAATATAGTTGATGTTGGAATCAGGACCCCTATTAGTAATGAGTTAAATGTCAGTGATGGAAAGACTGACCAAGGGAATTCACCTGAACCAGTAGTGAGACccaaaattagaaaacaaaatcctaCAAGCCAGTTGGATAGAAAGAAGCTTCTCCCTAGTGATGATGAAGAGAAGAGCGGTTCTAGGAGGCGAAGTGAAATTGCTGAAGTCCAGCATGGGCATGCAGAGTGCGCCTTGAGGAATGGCAAAGAAAAAGTGAGTTCCAGTATGTTCTTTGACCCAAGAGACTACGAAGGTACTCAGAAGAACACAAAAATAGacctaaagaaaaatgcaaatggtcaagaaagaaaaactgtgttAGATGATAACACTTTCTGGGATGAGTTTGAAGACTGCAGCAGACGCTTCTCAATGTCCCACAAAGATGAAGACAGGTaagat comes from Struthio camelus isolate bStrCam1 chromosome Z, bStrCam1.hap1, whole genome shotgun sequence and encodes:
- the PJA2 gene encoding E3 ubiquitin-protein ligase Praja-2 isoform X7, whose translation is MGQEAGKPAWPKPAGGYQTITGRRYGRRHAYVSFRPSLTSQDRNDLHSGECEGLELDDVQKEKSLCSSPLVQVCSGLSDEPLLENVGTGAPVCQTVSSQTFETNASPFSLVSYSLEGNQISGSIMNPDKISEDLAEYASGDCNDLNGQNGIAFVNIDSYEPDSSDGEDDDGQGNLSLVKEEAGVFQETLDNMLSELEKGVESFSELQSRLSSLNHSISRERCEEVGPVPLIRYSNIDSDLAHQNNRTLKKSAEDQAILKSNLSSASCETQQTKNIVDVGIRTPISNELNVSDGKTDQGNSPEPVVRPKIRKQNPTSQLDRKKLLPSDDEEKSGSRRRSEIAEVQHGHAECALRNGKEKVSSSMFFDPRDYEGTQKNTKIDLKKNANGQERKTVLDDNTFWDEFEDCSRRFSMSHKDEDSSECSDGEWSASLPAYFAAADKDQSSSDESWETLPGREEHEPEVQSNSSGLEEENTDFCFQGGEQTSLEEGEIPWLQYHEEIESSSDEENDPVGHFVHPGFFMLDGNNNLEDDSSMSEDLDVEWRLLDEFGDGLGVAQAISYVDPQFLTYMALEERLAQAMETALAHLESLAVDVEQAHPPASKESIDCLPQIIVTDDHNGQDQCCAICCSEYVKDEIITELPCHHFFHKPCVTLWLQKSGTCPVCRHVLAPMLPEAAAATASFLSDHDSSSSVHSATGTPN
- the PJA2 gene encoding E3 ubiquitin-protein ligase Praja-2 isoform X5, which encodes MELGCACRDSLCGKNRGTMGQEAGKPAWPKPAGGYQTITGRRYGRRHAYVSFRPSLTSQDRNDLHSGECEGLELDDVQKEKSLCSSPLVQVCSGLSDEPLLENVGTGAPVCQTVSSQTFETNASPFSLVSYSLEGNQISGSIMNPDKISEDLAEYASGDCNDLNGQNGIAFVNIDSYEPDSSDGEDDDGQGNLSLVKEEAGVFQETLDNMLSELEKGVESFSELQSRLSSLNHSISRERCEEVGPVPLIRYSNIDSDLAHQNNRTLKKSAEDQAILKSNLSSASCETQQTKNIVDVGIRTPISNELNVSDGKTDQGNSPEPVVRPKIRKQNPTSQLDRKKLLPSDDEEKSGSRRRSEIAEVQHGHAECALRNGKEKVSSSMFFDPRDYEGTQKNTKIDLKKNANGQERKTVLDDNTFWDEFEDCSRRFSMSHKDEDSSECSDGEWSASLPAYFAAADKDQSSSDESWETLPGREEHEPEVQSNSSGLEEENTDFCFQGGEQTSLEEGEIPWLQYHEEIESSSDEENDPVGHFVHPGFFMLDGNNNLEDDSSMSEDLDVEWRLLDEFGDGLGVAQAISYVDPQFLTYMALEERLAQAMETALAHLESLAVDVEQAHPPASKESIDCLPQIIVTDDHNGQDQCCAICCSEYVKDEIITELPCHHFFHKPCVTLWLQKSGTCPVCRHVLAPMLPEAAAATASFLSDHDSSSSVHSATGTPN
- the PJA2 gene encoding E3 ubiquitin-protein ligase Praja-2 isoform X2, translated to MFYPAIFYDLFSTATDPIELRFSMTKIEGVAVPLTSNAMGQEAGKPAWPKPAGGYQTITGRRYGRRHAYVSFRPSLTSQDRNDLHSGECEGLELDDVQKEKSLCSSPLVQVCSGLSDEPLLENVGTGAPVCQTVSSQTFETNASPFSLVSYSLEGNQISGSIMNPDKISEDLAEYASGDCNDLNGQNGIAFVNIDSYEPDSSDGEDDDGQGNLSLVKEEAGVFQETLDNMLSELEKGVESFSELQSRLSSLNHSISRERCEEVGPVPLIRYSNIDSDLAHQNNRTLKKSAEDQAILKSNLSSASCETQQTKNIVDVGIRTPISNELNVSDGKTDQGNSPEPVVRPKIRKQNPTSQLDRKKLLPSDDEEKSGSRRRSEIAEVQHGHAECALRNGKEKVSSSMFFDPRDYEGTQKNTKIDLKKNANGQERKTVLDDNTFWDEFEDCSRRFSMSHKDEDSSECSDGEWSASLPAYFAAADKDQSSSDESWETLPGREEHEPEVQSNSSGLEEENTDFCFQGGEQTSLEEGEIPWLQYHEEIESSSDEENDPVGHFVHPGFFMLDGNNNLEDDSSMSEDLDVEWRLLDEFGDGLGVAQAISYVDPQFLTYMALEERLAQAMETALAHLESLAVDVEQAHPPASKESIDCLPQIIVTDDHNGQDQCCAICCSEYVKDEIITELPCHHFFHKPCVTLWLQKSGTCPVCRHVLAPMLPEAAAATASFLSDHDSSSSVHSATGTPN
- the PJA2 gene encoding E3 ubiquitin-protein ligase Praja-2 isoform X4; translation: MTASAGMLVFKNEPKLSRAMGQEAGKPAWPKPAGGYQTITGRRYGRRHAYVSFRPSLTSQDRNDLHSGECEGLELDDVQKEKSLCSSPLVQVCSGLSDEPLLENVGTGAPVCQTVSSQTFETNASPFSLVSYSLEGNQISGSIMNPDKISEDLAEYASGDCNDLNGQNGIAFVNIDSYEPDSSDGEDDDGQGNLSLVKEEAGVFQETLDNMLSELEKGVESFSELQSRLSSLNHSISRERCEEVGPVPLIRYSNIDSDLAHQNNRTLKKSAEDQAILKSNLSSASCETQQTKNIVDVGIRTPISNELNVSDGKTDQGNSPEPVVRPKIRKQNPTSQLDRKKLLPSDDEEKSGSRRRSEIAEVQHGHAECALRNGKEKVSSSMFFDPRDYEGTQKNTKIDLKKNANGQERKTVLDDNTFWDEFEDCSRRFSMSHKDEDSSECSDGEWSASLPAYFAAADKDQSSSDESWETLPGREEHEPEVQSNSSGLEEENTDFCFQGGEQTSLEEGEIPWLQYHEEIESSSDEENDPVGHFVHPGFFMLDGNNNLEDDSSMSEDLDVEWRLLDEFGDGLGVAQAISYVDPQFLTYMALEERLAQAMETALAHLESLAVDVEQAHPPASKESIDCLPQIIVTDDHNGQDQCCAICCSEYVKDEIITELPCHHFFHKPCVTLWLQKSGTCPVCRHVLAPMLPEAAAATASFLSDHDSSSSVHSATGTPN
- the PJA2 gene encoding E3 ubiquitin-protein ligase Praja-2 isoform X6, which gives rise to MRNSHKKAMGQEAGKPAWPKPAGGYQTITGRRYGRRHAYVSFRPSLTSQDRNDLHSGECEGLELDDVQKEKSLCSSPLVQVCSGLSDEPLLENVGTGAPVCQTVSSQTFETNASPFSLVSYSLEGNQISGSIMNPDKISEDLAEYASGDCNDLNGQNGIAFVNIDSYEPDSSDGEDDDGQGNLSLVKEEAGVFQETLDNMLSELEKGVESFSELQSRLSSLNHSISRERCEEVGPVPLIRYSNIDSDLAHQNNRTLKKSAEDQAILKSNLSSASCETQQTKNIVDVGIRTPISNELNVSDGKTDQGNSPEPVVRPKIRKQNPTSQLDRKKLLPSDDEEKSGSRRRSEIAEVQHGHAECALRNGKEKVSSSMFFDPRDYEGTQKNTKIDLKKNANGQERKTVLDDNTFWDEFEDCSRRFSMSHKDEDSSECSDGEWSASLPAYFAAADKDQSSSDESWETLPGREEHEPEVQSNSSGLEEENTDFCFQGGEQTSLEEGEIPWLQYHEEIESSSDEENDPVGHFVHPGFFMLDGNNNLEDDSSMSEDLDVEWRLLDEFGDGLGVAQAISYVDPQFLTYMALEERLAQAMETALAHLESLAVDVEQAHPPASKESIDCLPQIIVTDDHNGQDQCCAICCSEYVKDEIITELPCHHFFHKPCVTLWLQKSGTCPVCRHVLAPMLPEAAAATASFLSDHDSSSSVHSATGTPN
- the PJA2 gene encoding E3 ubiquitin-protein ligase Praja-2 isoform X3, with protein sequence METLSLAIKKLCSQVNSVSERIYHPNKEENRTNVIQAMFYPAIFYDLFSTATDPIELRFSMTKIEGVAVPLTSNAMGQEAGKPAWPKPAGGYQTITGRRYGRRHAYVSFRPSLTSQDRNDLHSGECEGLELDDVQKEKSLFSYSLEGNQISGSIMNPDKISEDLAEYASGDCNDLNGQNGIAFVNIDSYEPDSSDGEDDDGQGNLSLVKEEAGVFQETLDNMLSELEKGVESFSELQSRLSSLNHSISRERCEEVGPVPLIRYSNIDSDLAHQNNRTLKKSAEDQAILKSNLSSASCETQQTKNIVDVGIRTPISNELNVSDGKTDQGNSPEPVVRPKIRKQNPTSQLDRKKLLPSDDEEKSGSRRRSEIAEVQHGHAECALRNGKEKVSSSMFFDPRDYEGTQKNTKIDLKKNANGQERKTVLDDNTFWDEFEDCSRRFSMSHKDEDSSECSDGEWSASLPAYFAAADKDQSSSDESWETLPGREEHEPEVQSNSSGLEEENTDFCFQGGEQTSLEEGEIPWLQYHEEIESSSDEENDPVGHFVHPGFFMLDGNNNLEDDSSMSEDLDVEWRLLDEFGDGLGVAQAISYVDPQFLTYMALEERLAQAMETALAHLESLAVDVEQAHPPASKESIDCLPQIIVTDDHNGQDQCCAICCSEYVKDEIITELPCHHFFHKPCVTLWLQKSGTCPVCRHVLAPMLPEAAAATASFLSDHDSSSSVHSATGTPN
- the PJA2 gene encoding E3 ubiquitin-protein ligase Praja-2 isoform X1; its protein translation is METLSLAIKKLCSQVNSVSERIYHPNKEENRTNVIQAMFYPAIFYDLFSTATDPIELRFSMTKIEGVAVPLTSNAMGQEAGKPAWPKPAGGYQTITGRRYGRRHAYVSFRPSLTSQDRNDLHSGECEGLELDDVQKEKSLCSSPLVQVCSGLSDEPLLENVGTGAPVCQTVSSQTFETNASPFSLVSYSLEGNQISGSIMNPDKISEDLAEYASGDCNDLNGQNGIAFVNIDSYEPDSSDGEDDDGQGNLSLVKEEAGVFQETLDNMLSELEKGVESFSELQSRLSSLNHSISRERCEEVGPVPLIRYSNIDSDLAHQNNRTLKKSAEDQAILKSNLSSASCETQQTKNIVDVGIRTPISNELNVSDGKTDQGNSPEPVVRPKIRKQNPTSQLDRKKLLPSDDEEKSGSRRRSEIAEVQHGHAECALRNGKEKVSSSMFFDPRDYEGTQKNTKIDLKKNANGQERKTVLDDNTFWDEFEDCSRRFSMSHKDEDSSECSDGEWSASLPAYFAAADKDQSSSDESWETLPGREEHEPEVQSNSSGLEEENTDFCFQGGEQTSLEEGEIPWLQYHEEIESSSDEENDPVGHFVHPGFFMLDGNNNLEDDSSMSEDLDVEWRLLDEFGDGLGVAQAISYVDPQFLTYMALEERLAQAMETALAHLESLAVDVEQAHPPASKESIDCLPQIIVTDDHNGQDQCCAICCSEYVKDEIITELPCHHFFHKPCVTLWLQKSGTCPVCRHVLAPMLPEAAAATASFLSDHDSSSSVHSATGTPN
- the PJA2 gene encoding E3 ubiquitin-protein ligase Praja-2 isoform X8, with translation MGQEAGKPAWPKPAGGYQTITGRRYGRRHAYVSFRPSLTSQDRNDLHSGECEGLELDDVQKEKSLFSYSLEGNQISGSIMNPDKISEDLAEYASGDCNDLNGQNGIAFVNIDSYEPDSSDGEDDDGQGNLSLVKEEAGVFQETLDNMLSELEKGVESFSELQSRLSSLNHSISRERCEEVGPVPLIRYSNIDSDLAHQNNRTLKKSAEDQAILKSNLSSASCETQQTKNIVDVGIRTPISNELNVSDGKTDQGNSPEPVVRPKIRKQNPTSQLDRKKLLPSDDEEKSGSRRRSEIAEVQHGHAECALRNGKEKVSSSMFFDPRDYEGTQKNTKIDLKKNANGQERKTVLDDNTFWDEFEDCSRRFSMSHKDEDSSECSDGEWSASLPAYFAAADKDQSSSDESWETLPGREEHEPEVQSNSSGLEEENTDFCFQGGEQTSLEEGEIPWLQYHEEIESSSDEENDPVGHFVHPGFFMLDGNNNLEDDSSMSEDLDVEWRLLDEFGDGLGVAQAISYVDPQFLTYMALEERLAQAMETALAHLESLAVDVEQAHPPASKESIDCLPQIIVTDDHNGQDQCCAICCSEYVKDEIITELPCHHFFHKPCVTLWLQKSGTCPVCRHVLAPMLPEAAAATASFLSDHDSSSSVHSATGTPN